CGTAGACTAGTTCGCCCCTAGCATACTCGGCTAGCGCTGACAGATCGTCCTCGTAAAGCGATGTGTATCTATCTATAACGACTTTATCAGCTTTGCGTAAATACTCGATAGCTTCTAGAGTTAAATGCCTAATAGAGTACCCTATTCCGAGAAAGACGAGCACAACATTCACCTGCTCTTAACGATCATCCTGGCCTCCTTCAAAATATAGAGGAGGTAGGAGTTGTATATTATTGTGAAAAATATTTGTGAAACCGGTTTGCTCTGGTTCAGGATTGTAAAAAGAATGCTCAGCAATGAATTCGACCTACACGCTTGGACTAGCGTGTAGAGGAGTGATGAAGCACTCGTGCTCCTCAAAATTACTTCCTCAGCAGATACCCAATTCAAATCTTCAACCATGAATATTTCCGAGCTGGCTACTGCGGCTGCGAACAGGGTTGATACGTAGTATAATATGCTCGATATAATAGGCATTGACACGTAGAGTTTTTCGAACAAGTTTTTACCCGAGTACAAGGGGTTTTCTATGGTGAAAACAACTAGGAACGGGACAAGCCATGTGAAGTAGTTGAAACCCCCTATCTTGTTAAAAACAAGCAAGCCTACAAGTAGCGATATGAAGTATTTTAAGAGGACTTTGCCGTCATACTCCGTCTCCTTCAGGAAGCAATAGTATAGTAGAAGCATGTAAATTATGAGAGGTATTATCCATACCCATACCAGCCATGCCGGAACAGTGTTAACGTTATACCATGCCGCGTAGAGGGGTATAGCGAACAGGCTCAGCTCCTGGGGGTATCGGGTAGCGTGGAAGAAAAACACCCTCCTGACGAACGCGTAAGGATCAGCCAGCAAGAAAGGTGTAACGAACATTAAGCCTACCCCTGCCGCTACAAAAGTCATGTATAGCAACCCTCTATAATCGTGGTTCTTAAGCTTGATGAGTAACGGGATGAGGATGAAGACTGCTAGCACCTGTTTTACAAGTGCTGCGAGTGTTAGGTAAACAGCGCTCTTTAAGAAATCTCCACGGGTTAGCTGAACGTATCCGAGCAGGAGGAATAAGGCTGCTATGAGGTCGAACTGGTAGCCGCTGATTATGATGTACCCTGAAATATTTATCAACCAGAGTAGGCCGGCCCTTCTACCATACTGCTTCCTTAAGACGAAATATATTGCGTTGAAGGAGATGATCAAGGGGAGCTTGTCAATCAACCTTATAGCTTCAATGCTTTCAGTTAAACTCACAGCCGCGTGATGCGCGGTCACGAAAACAAGCACTGGTAGTGGCGGATATGCTATCTTATCATAAATGGATGAAGCGTAAACGTAAAGAAGCCTTCCGGAAGCGAAGTACGTGTACCATTCAAGGAAATATCTCACATCGTAGTAGTTCCAGCTTGAAATAGCTAGTAATACGCTTACTATGTTAGCAACCACTATCTCAATATTGTTTTTTAAAAACCCTGGTAGTCTCTGACGCATCTGTAATCGTGACACCGTTTAATCTATAAAAACACAATGATATATTAACCTTCCCGGAGTGGTGTCGTGTTTGACCAGGGACGTGGTGTTTCTAAAAGCAGGGGGTAGCTTCATAACGTTCAAGGATAAGCCTGTATCTGTTAACTATATGGCACTTGAAGCCTTAGCTGAAGCTTTAAAGGCTACTCATAGAGAGGTGAGCATAGTTTTAGGTAACGGTGGAGGAAGTTTCGCACATTATGCAGTGTTGAAATACGGATCAAATGATCCCACGAGGCTGCTTGTTAAGTGTCAACAAGCTACCAGGCTCTTAAACAGGTTAATAGTTGACTATCTAGTATTTAATAATATACCTGCCACCAGCCTTCAAACAAGCGCGATCATAGGCTACGGTAAGGATTCGTTAAGAGCTTTCACCCCGCCATTACTGAACCTGGTGGGAAACGGGATTATCCCTGTGGTTTACGGTGAGTGCATTCTAAATGAGAAAGGATTAGTAGAGGTTTTCTCCACGGAGAAGGTTTTCGAAATACTGTCAAGCATTTTGAAGCCTTCCAGAATACTTCTTCTCACGGACGTGGAGGGCGTGTACTCATGTAATCCTAAGAAGTGTTCAAACCCCGGGTTGATAAAACGTATCGATAATGATAATCTAGGAGCCGTGTTGGAATTGTTGGAGAGCGATGCTTCAAGAGATGTCACTGGCGGCATGTATTCAAAAGTTAAAACCATGAGTGAACTCTCCAGAAAAACCGGTGCTAAGGTCATAGTTACTTCCGGATTCAACATTGACCACGTCGTCCAAGCTTTAAGGGGAATAGTCCCTGAGAAGGCCACGATTATTGAAATAGTTTAGGAGGGTGTGTTCAAGTTTAACAATGATTGTTTAAACAACATATATTGTGCATAAATCAGCTAGCTTTTCAAAGTATGCTTCCCTCCCCCCGGGTAACTGGATATAGGTGATGTCTTCCCCGACGACAATGTAATCGGATAGAAAAGAGCCCGGGGTTAAAATTGTCAGATAACTTCCATGAGAGGTTTCAGTAACTTTCACTGTAAAATATCCCACGTTGAGCTCGTCTTCCAGCCCGACCCGGCATTCATCTACTTGGTATGACTGGATTGCTCGATGTTTAACATATACAGCCTTCTTCCTTCCGCGGTAAAGAGTTGAAACCGAAATGTGCTCGCAACCCTTCAAGGATATGACTCTAGGTCTGATTTCAAGCTCATAGTTCCCAGCTTTTACACGGAAGTATTCGGGCGAATATTCTGCTAATATACATGAACTCTTATAACGCAGTTTTGCATGATTCAAGATGTTAACCTCTTTTAAACTCGAGTTAAGATTAAAATCTCTTCGTTGATTAATAAGGATTGGTGAGATAATGGCTAAAAACCCGACAGTACTGTTGGCTAGTGAACTGGTCAAGCATGGTTTCGAGCTACTGGATGTTTACCATACCCGGGAAGGGGACCTGATCAGGGTAGTGGAGAAATTGAGCGGTAAAGTTGTATTGGTTAAGAGTAAGATGCCGGTTTCATCGATTACCGGGGCTAACGAGATAGTCTCGCTGGTGAACGAGATTTTGAAGCAGGCGAAGCAATAGCATTTAGCAAAATTTGACGCATGATTTAAACCTATACTTTAACAATTCCTCGATAAGCCTCCTATCCCCTTTCACAACCTTTACCTTGATACACCCGTTCTCGAAGCCAAGGTACTTTACCTTGAGCTCTGCGGTGTTTAAGTATTCTTCAACACCGATTATCTCTGGAGGTTCTTTAACTCTCGGTTCAATCCCTAGGGCCTTCATTCTCCAACACTTATGACCGTGTGAGAGTATGTTTGCCATACAGGCATATGGGAGGAACAATAACCCCTTCTTCAACGCGTATTTCGCTATCTCTTTTTTGATATCTTCCGTCCTAACACTGTATTGTACGCTGTTTTCAAACTTTCTCAAAGGTTTGTCAAGTCTTCTCAGTATCGCGGTAGTGTCGACCCCGCACTCTTCAAGCTTTTCCAGTATTCCTCTAGTAATCCTGAGAGTTCCTGTTACCACGCCAACTGCTCCGTGCTGGCTGGCGGCATCTATTATATCTCTATACTCCGTCTCCGTAACGCCGGGAATAATTGGTCTGAGGAATAGGAAAGGCGTAAACCCGTGGCTACGTAGTGTTTCAATAGTTTTCAACCTCTTATCGACTGAAGGGGCACCGGGCTCCAACAACTTATCTTTAGTTATTGTGGAAATACTGATTAGAGGAGATATGAAAGGGTCAATGGCTTTCAATCTAGCAACATCTCTGTCTGTTAGGAACATTTTAGTGGAGAATTGAACAGGGTTTCCCAAGTATTTATTGATCGCTTCTATATACTCGAAGGCCTTCTCCTTCGTGAGAGGGTGAAAAGGCTCCGTGACGCTGCCTAATGCTATAAAGGTTCCATT
This is a stretch of genomic DNA from Thermosphaera aggregans DSM 11486. It encodes these proteins:
- a CDS encoding glycosyltransferase family 87 protein, with translation MRQRLPGFLKNNIEIVVANIVSVLLAISSWNYYDVRYFLEWYTYFASGRLLYVYASSIYDKIAYPPLPVLVFVTAHHAAVSLTESIEAIRLIDKLPLIISFNAIYFVLRKQYGRRAGLLWLINISGYIIISGYQFDLIAALFLLLGYVQLTRGDFLKSAVYLTLAALVKQVLAVFILIPLLIKLKNHDYRGLLYMTFVAAGVGLMFVTPFLLADPYAFVRRVFFFHATRYPQELSLFAIPLYAAWYNVNTVPAWLVWVWIIPLIIYMLLLYYCFLKETEYDGKVLLKYFISLLVGLLVFNKIGGFNYFTWLVPFLVVFTIENPLYSGKNLFEKLYVSMPIISSILYYVSTLFAAAVASSEIFMVEDLNWVSAEEVILRSTSASSLLYTLVQACRSNSLLSILFTILNQSKPVSQIFFTIIYNSYLLYILKEARMIVKSR
- a CDS encoding isopentenyl phosphate kinase; its protein translation is MSCLTRDVVFLKAGGSFITFKDKPVSVNYMALEALAEALKATHREVSIVLGNGGGSFAHYAVLKYGSNDPTRLLVKCQQATRLLNRLIVDYLVFNNIPATSLQTSAIIGYGKDSLRAFTPPLLNLVGNGIIPVVYGECILNEKGLVEVFSTEKVFEILSSILKPSRILLLTDVEGVYSCNPKKCSNPGLIKRIDNDNLGAVLELLESDASRDVTGGMYSKVKTMSELSRKTGAKVIVTSGFNIDHVVQALRGIVPEKATIIEIV
- a CDS encoding radical SAM protein, producing the protein MNSGGFYKLEELKKQLQEKIRSSLTIDEAEEASLDPHSKRPPRPCGLTVHTGIGCPFKCAYCYIYDMGFKPGTTEYPLTGKQLVYALTLNKYFIPGPNGTFIALGSVTEPFHPLTKEKAFEYIEAINKYLGNPVQFSTKMFLTDRDVARLKAIDPFISPLISISTITKDKLLEPGAPSVDKRLKTIETLRSHGFTPFLFLRPIIPGVTETEYRDIIDAASQHGAVGVVTGTLRITRGILEKLEECGVDTTAILRRLDKPLRKFENSVQYSVRTEDIKKEIAKYALKKGLLFLPYACMANILSHGHKCWRMKALGIEPRVKEPPEIIGVEEYLNTAELKVKYLGFENGCIKVKVVKGDRRLIEELLKYRFKSCVKFC